One part of the Anguilla anguilla isolate fAngAng1 chromosome 11, fAngAng1.pri, whole genome shotgun sequence genome encodes these proteins:
- the tspo gene encoding translocator protein, producing MWAPMLGLTALPHLGGICGAFITRKEVKTWYPTLKKPSWRPPNGAFGVVWTGLYTGMGYASYLVWKELGGFKQEEALVPLGLYGLQLALNWAWTPIFFGAHKITAGLVDIVLLTGTVGATMVSWYPISRPATLLMTPYLLWLCLATCLNYCIWRDNPDPEPKRE from the exons atGTGGGCTCCGATGCTGGGACTGACAGCACTGCCTCACCTGGGGGGCATCTGCGGTGCTTTTATTACCCGTAAAGAGGTGAAGACCTGGTACCCCACTCTGAAAAAGCCCTCCTGGAGACCCCCAAACGGAGCGTTCGGCGTGGTGTGGACGGGACTGTACACAGGCATGGG GTATGCGTCGTACCTGGTGTGGAAGGAGCTGGGGGGGTTCAAGCAGGAAGAGGCCCTCGTTCCTTTGGGCCTGTACGGCCTGCAGTTGGCCCTAAACTGGGCCTGGACACCCATCTTTTTTGGGGCACACAAAATAACAGCA GGTCTGGTTGACATTGTCCTTCTTACTGGGACTGTGGGGGCCACCATGGTGTCCTGGTACCCCATAAGCCGGCCAGCCACCCTGCTCATGACCCCTTACCTGCTGTGGCTCTGCCTGGCCACCTGTCTGAACTACTGCATCTGGAGAGACAACCCGGATCCCGAGCCCAAGAGAGAGTAG